One window from the genome of Gloeomargarita sp. SRBZ-1_bins_9 encodes:
- a CDS encoding DUF4330 domain-containing protein: MAWLDQQGRIGGKVSVIDLGAVLVVVLVLVGIFLVPGGTGSVAQVGPSQPVEIDLMVRGLSVARPEALIRPGDRASFIVRNQPAGQVSLKAVTFFSPQVEVPQPDGSVKFVPDQRPQSQFVRDLRITLTGSAQMVDGGVVLGNTKLKVGVPVELEGPQYNLRGSVMDVRVGSG; the protein is encoded by the coding sequence ATGGCTTGGTTAGACCAACAGGGACGCATCGGCGGCAAGGTGAGCGTGATTGACCTGGGGGCTGTGCTGGTGGTGGTCCTGGTATTGGTGGGCATTTTCCTGGTGCCGGGGGGGACGGGGTCGGTGGCCCAGGTAGGCCCTAGTCAACCGGTGGAAATTGACCTGATGGTGCGGGGATTGAGCGTAGCCCGACCGGAAGCCCTTATCCGACCAGGGGATAGGGCCAGTTTTATCGTACGTAACCAGCCCGCTGGCCAGGTGAGCCTCAAGGCCGTCACCTTTTTCTCCCCCCAAGTGGAGGTGCCTCAACCGGACGGCTCGGTGAAGTTCGTACCGGACCAACGCCCCCAAAGTCAGTTTGTCCGGGACCTGCGCATCACCCTGACCGGCAGTGCCCAGATGGTGGATGGGGGCGTTGTGCTGGGGAATACCAAACTCAAGGTGGGGGTGCCGGTGGAACTGGAGGGGCCGCAATACAACCTGCGGGGGTCGGTGATGGATGTGCGGGTGGGGTCAGGATGA
- a CDS encoding Gfo/Idh/MocA family oxidoreductase has translation MLGWGWTLAVLVFEELSPVPHVPNVDVSCTRPIRVGVIGVGNMGQHHVRVLSFLKNVQLVGIADINVERGLQLAGRYQVRFFEDYRDLLPQVEAVCVAVPTRLHYEVGMTCIRQGVHVLMEKPIAASIAEAERLVNAAAEANCILQVGHIERFNPAFLELQKLLQQEEILALEAHRLSPYSQRANDVSVVLDLMIHDIDLLLELTAAPVVQLTAAGTHAAGSGYLDYVTATLTFDNGVIASLTASKVTHRKVRRLTIHGKNSLTEADFLNNEILIHRHLPGHHTGQVLYRQDEWVERVYTSNIEPLQAELEHFVNCVREGNQPSVGGEQALKALRLATRIEQIALHNQVWSTPCNGLDQKSLVTP, from the coding sequence ATGTTAGGATGGGGCTGGACATTGGCCGTCTTGGTGTTTGAGGAGTTATCGCCCGTGCCCCATGTCCCCAATGTTGACGTGAGCTGCACCCGTCCCATTCGGGTTGGGGTGATTGGGGTGGGCAACATGGGGCAACACCACGTGCGGGTCCTGAGTTTTCTCAAGAATGTGCAACTGGTGGGCATTGCCGACATCAATGTTGAACGGGGTTTACAACTGGCCGGTAGATATCAGGTGCGGTTTTTTGAGGACTATCGGGATTTATTGCCCCAGGTGGAGGCGGTGTGCGTGGCGGTGCCGACCCGTTTGCACTACGAGGTGGGCATGACCTGTATCCGCCAAGGCGTGCATGTACTGATGGAAAAACCCATTGCCGCCAGCATTGCCGAAGCCGAACGCCTGGTGAACGCGGCGGCCGAAGCCAACTGCATCCTCCAGGTGGGGCATATTGAGCGTTTCAACCCGGCGTTTTTAGAGCTGCAAAAACTCCTCCAGCAGGAGGAAATCCTGGCTTTGGAGGCCCACCGCCTGAGTCCCTATTCCCAGCGGGCTAACGATGTATCGGTGGTGTTGGACTTGATGATTCACGACATTGATCTGCTGCTAGAACTGACGGCGGCGCCGGTGGTGCAATTGACCGCTGCGGGTACCCATGCTGCCGGTTCGGGCTATTTGGACTATGTGACGGCCACCCTGACCTTTGACAATGGGGTGATTGCTTCCTTAACCGCCAGCAAAGTCACCCATCGCAAGGTACGCCGCCTGACCATTCACGGCAAAAATTCCCTCACCGAGGCGGACTTTTTGAACAACGAAATTCTCATTCACCGTCACTTGCCAGGGCACCACACGGGGCAAGTCCTCTACCGCCAAGATGAATGGGTGGAGCGGGTCTATACCAGCAACATCGAACCCCTACAGGCGGAATTGGAACATTTCGTCAATTGTGTCCGGGAAGGAAACCAACCCTCCGTGGGGGGAGAACAGGCCCTCAAAGCCC